The sequence CTTGGAGGGGTTCGACCATCTGCTATTCAAGTTTGTCAAAGCAAAAGGAGACGAGACCGCCGATCTCGCATTATTACCGCCAGGGAAGGGTTTTCTGCTGGTCGAATTTGGCGGAGAAGACAAACGGGATTCCGATGAACAAGCGCATCGTTGCATGGAGATGCTGAGAAAACATGACGACGCACCCCAGATGAAACTCTTGGACGATCCAACTCACGAACAGATGATCTGGAAAGTTCGAGAAGGAGGACTTGGTTCGACTGCCTGGGTTCCCGGTCGACCTGATACTTGGCCAGGCTGGGAGGATTCGGCCGTGCCGCCGGATCAGGTAGGCGCCTATTTGCCAGAATTGCGGAAACTGTTCGACAAGTTTGACTATCACCCGTCGCTCTATGGTCATTTCGGTCAGGGCTGCATTCATTGCCGTGTTGGATTTGACCTCTATACCACCCTCGGCATCGAGAAGTTCAAAGCCTTCATGGACGAGGCCACGGATCTTGTGCTGCGTTTTGGCGGCTCTCTTTCAGGCGAACATGGCGATGGTCAGGCACGCGGAGAGTACCTGCCAAAGATGTTTGGCGACAAACTCTGTCAGGCCTTCCGCGAATTCAAGGCGATCTGGGACCCCCACGCAAAAATGAATCCCGGCAAGAAGATCGACGCCTATGGAGTGGCGGAGAATCTGCGGATTGGCGCGGACTACAGCCCTCCTCAGCATGAAACGCATTTCCAGTTCCCCAATGATCGCCATTCCTTTGGCCGCGCTGCGTTGCGGTGTGTCGGAGTTGGCGAATGCCGCCGCCATAATGGCCAGGTTATGTGTCCCAGCTATCAGGTGACGCGAGAAGAGAAGGATTCCACGCGCGGACGGGCTCATCTGCTGTTTGAAATGATGAACGGCGAGGTGCTGACCGACGGTTGGAGGAGCGAAGCGGTCAAGGACGCTCTCGATCTGTGCTTGGCCTGCAAAGGCTGCAAGGGAGATTGTCCCGTCAACGTCGACATGGCGACCTACAAGGCCGAATTCCTTTCGCACTACTACGAGGGGCGACTGCGTCCGCGTTATGCGTATTCGATGGGTTGGATCTACTGGTGGGCTCGGATGGCAGCTTACCTGCCGGCAGTTGCCAATTTCTTCAGTCAGACGCCCGGCTTACGCGGCATTGCCAAATGGATTGGCGGCATCGATAGCCGACGGAGTATGCCTCCGTTCGCCATACAGACGTTCAAGGAGTGGTTCCTTCGTCGACCAGCATGCAACCATGATAAGCCTGAGGTAATGCTCTGGCCTGATACGTTCAACAACCATTTTCATCCTGAGACGTGCCAAGCCGCGGTCGAAGTATTGGAGGCGGCGGGTTTCAAGGTGCTGGTACCGAAGGTGTCCCTATGCTGTGGTCGGCCGCTTTATGATTTCGGCATGCTCGACACCGCCAAACGGCTATTGAACGAGATACTCACAACACTCAGACCTGAAATTCAGGCGGGCATTCCGCTGGTTGGCCTGGAGCCAAGTTGCTTGGCAGTCTTTCGCGATGAGTTGACGAATCTGTTCCCCAATGACGAAGACGCCAAACGATTATGTCAGCAGTCATTCCTTTTGAGTGAGTTTCTCAACCGAAAAGTCCCCGACTACCGGCCGCCTCGGCTGGAACGTAAGGCAATTGTCCATGGCCATTGTCACCATAAATCGGTGATGGGCATGGACGACGAATCGGAGTTGCTTAAGAAAATGGGATTGGATTTCGAGATGCCAGAGCCGGGATGCTGCGGGATGGCCGGATCCTTTGGTTTTGAAAGCGGTCCGCATTATGACGTTGCAATCGCCTGTGGTGAGCGGGCACTGCTGCCCGCGGTCCGCAACGCCGATCGCGACATGCTCATCATTGCAAACGGCTTCAGCTGCCAGCAACAGATTGGCCAAACCACGCCGCGGCGCGCCATGCATCTGGCGGATGTTTTGCAGCTGGCCCTTAAGATGCAAAGCAATGGCAACGGCCATACGTCCTCGGACAAACACGTCCTAGTCGGCGCTGGCGAAAACCTGCCTGTGGAATAACCCCCGTTTTTTGGACAAGTAATCGAATGGCAACATTTGAGCTACCGATGCGAGCGCCTAACATTCTGAGATGTTTCAAGGAGACAATATTGTGAATGCTCCCATTGGAAAACGACGTTGGGCTATTGCAGAAGGTTACATTCCTCCGGAAAGCCACGGTCCAGAACCGCAAATGACAAGTCACGAAACGGCTTGTCTTTTGAATACTTCAAACGAGGATGCGATCGTACAAATCACGATCTACTTTGCGGATCGCGAGCCCGTCGGCCCGTATCAGGTGAAGGTGCCCGCGCGGCGCACGCTGCATATGCGCTTCAACGACTTGAACGATCCGGAATCGATCCCGCGCGACACGGATTACGCGAGTCTCATCGAGTCGGACATGCCCATTGTCGTGCAGCACTCCCGGTTAGACTCACGGCAGGCTGAAAATGCCTTACTCAGCACTGTGGCGTTCCCGTGCGCTGATCCCTGAGAAACGAAGTAGATGATAATCGCGCGCACCAGACATTTTCGGCGGGTTGCCGAACCGATAATTACAGAAACGCACTTGGTCGATGTGAGATCTTGCGAGGAATGATTAACGATGAAAAGCAAGCTACTTCAAGAGCTGAACGGCCAAAGGACATTTGCAGTGATCTTTGAAACTGGAGACGAGGTCGCATCTGGGCTAGCTGACTTTGCTGCTCAAAAACAACTTGCTGCGGCGCATTTCACAGCGATCGGAGCCTTGCGGGACGTGACGCTTGGTTACTTCGACTGGGAGAAGAAAGACTACAGCCGCATTTCAGTGGCCGAGCAAGTGGAAGTGCTCGCTTTAGTTGGCGATGTTGCCTGGGATGCCAGCGGGAAGCCCAAGGTCCATGCACACCTTGTCGTGGGGCGCATGGATGGGACAACGCGCGGCGGTCATTTGTTGGAGGCGCACGTCCGACCGACGTTGGAAGTCGTCCTGGTGGAATCGCCAGCCCATTTGCAACGCCGTCACGACCCCGAAAGCAGTCTTGCCCTGATAACATTGTAGCCCGCAAACATCATCTGGATTTTCTACACAGTGATGTCACGGATGATTCCAGTCTTCGATCGAGGCGGCCGACTGTCAGTCGCGGCGGCGGTGGGTCGGCCCGTCATCCTGTGACAGATGAGTCGCCGTATTGATTAGCGCCATGTGGGAAAGCGTCTGCGGAAAATTTCCCACGAGTCGAGATGATTGCGGGTCGTATTCTTCAGCGAGGAGACCAACATCGTTTCGCATATCGAGTAGTCGCTCAAACAGGCTTGCGGCCTCGGCACGCCTGTTTGACAAGACATAGTTGTCAGCGAGCCAGAATGTGCACGGTAAAAAAACGCCTTCCCCTGATGGCAATCCGTCGACTGAGTTTG comes from Pirellulales bacterium and encodes:
- a CDS encoding FAD-linked oxidase C-terminal domain-containing protein, giving the protein MLGNDSCGAHSLLCAKHGRGLRTADSTHSLEILTYDGLRLRVGETTSDELETIIHAGGQRGELYGKLKAFRDKYADEIRARFPQLPRRVSGYNIDSLLPENGFHVARSLVGSESTLVTILEATLHLVPAPKRRSLLVLGYPDVYHACNHLMEILPLKPTALEGFDHLLFKFVKAKGDETADLALLPPGKGFLLVEFGGEDKRDSDEQAHRCMEMLRKHDDAPQMKLLDDPTHEQMIWKVREGGLGSTAWVPGRPDTWPGWEDSAVPPDQVGAYLPELRKLFDKFDYHPSLYGHFGQGCIHCRVGFDLYTTLGIEKFKAFMDEATDLVLRFGGSLSGEHGDGQARGEYLPKMFGDKLCQAFREFKAIWDPHAKMNPGKKIDAYGVAENLRIGADYSPPQHETHFQFPNDRHSFGRAALRCVGVGECRRHNGQVMCPSYQVTREEKDSTRGRAHLLFEMMNGEVLTDGWRSEAVKDALDLCLACKGCKGDCPVNVDMATYKAEFLSHYYEGRLRPRYAYSMGWIYWWARMAAYLPAVANFFSQTPGLRGIAKWIGGIDSRRSMPPFAIQTFKEWFLRRPACNHDKPEVMLWPDTFNNHFHPETCQAAVEVLEAAGFKVLVPKVSLCCGRPLYDFGMLDTAKRLLNEILTTLRPEIQAGIPLVGLEPSCLAVFRDELTNLFPNDEDAKRLCQQSFLLSEFLNRKVPDYRPPRLERKAIVHGHCHHKSVMGMDDESELLKKMGLDFEMPEPGCCGMAGSFGFESGPHYDVAIACGERALLPAVRNADRDMLIIANGFSCQQQIGQTTPRRAMHLADVLQLALKMQSNGNGHTSSDKHVLVGAGENLPVE
- a CDS encoding PPC domain-containing DNA-binding protein; this encodes MKSKLLQELNGQRTFAVIFETGDEVASGLADFAAQKQLAAAHFTAIGALRDVTLGYFDWEKKDYSRISVAEQVEVLALVGDVAWDASGKPKVHAHLVVGRMDGTTRGGHLLEAHVRPTLEVVLVESPAHLQRRHDPESSLALITL
- a CDS encoding sensory rhodopsin transducer; the protein is MNAPIGKRRWAIAEGYIPPESHGPEPQMTSHETACLLNTSNEDAIVQITIYFADREPVGPYQVKVPARRTLHMRFNDLNDPESIPRDTDYASLIESDMPIVVQHSRLDSRQAENALLSTVAFPCADP